Proteins encoded by one window of Cloeon dipterum chromosome 2, ieCloDipt1.1, whole genome shotgun sequence:
- the LOC135937640 gene encoding m-AAA protease-interacting protein 1, mitochondrial: protein MAGVRLLVSSATKFAFPSARSRHFDTFLGVAFRPYSCLGSCVTARKSVGATCLPSKETTVPLHVRCYSDDRPSQMQFPLLMEYPQLLWPSVFKVFKNWIMAKFVITPYFDKDFNLKEFGEASQQAVEHVSKQLSKNDLDSLVGLVDKDALLEIRSSLSRFSVQQLSDLAINKEDIYFCFPYEVGVMFDEEEESQRRYVEITMVYFLMKGLSDYKAQHGHPPDFQEMRSPECQEKLYVLNYRFIREFTKGVPPEWTINVLNHYKGRPN from the exons ATGGCCGGCGTGAGACTGCTCGTCTCTTCGGCCACGAAATTCGCTTTCCCTTCTGCCAGGAGCAg acATTTCGATACCTTCCTTGGTGTGGCATTTCGGCCCTACAGTTGCCTCGGATCCTGTGTGACGGCGAGGAAAAGTGTAGGTGCAACCTGTTTGCCTTCAAAAGAAACTACTGTTCCTTTGCACGTGAGATGCTACAGCGACGACAGACCATCGCAGATGCAATTTCCTCTGCTCATGGAGTACCCGCAGCTGCTCTGGCCCAGTGTGTTCAAAGTGTTCAAGAACTGGATCATGGCTAAATTTGTGATCACTCCCTATTTTGATAaggatttcaatttaaaagagtttGGTGAAGCCTCACAGCAG gctGTGGAACACGTCTCCAAACAGTTGTCAAAGAATGACTTGGACAGCTTAGTGGGTTTAGTCGACAAAGATGCGCTTTTGGAAATTAGGAGTAGCCTTTCGAGATTTTCTGTACAACAACTCTCAGATCTTGCTATCAACAAggaagatatttatttttgtttcccttATGAGGTCGGAGTGATGTTCGATGAGgaagaag aaagtCAGAGGCGTTACGTAGAAATTACGATGGTCTACTTCTTGATGAAAGGTTTGTCAGACTACAAAGCTCAGCATGGCCACCCTCcggatttccaagaaatgaGGTCGCCAGAGTGTCAGGAAAAGCTTTACGTCCTGAACTATAGGTTCATCAGGGAGTTCACCAAAGGCGTGCCACCCGAATGGACGATCAACGTTTTAAATCACTACAAAGGACGACCCAACTGA
- the LOC135937638 gene encoding mucosa-associated lymphoid tissue lymphoma translocation protein 1-like, producing the protein MDEELLARLKFPSQTLFNDLPHNVSIDLIEKLNSGEGCSLIAERLNECYANQLSSEIRAEDLIPVLIMRMIPVGLFATLLYDMDLYEPLSALLQPETLAITIEPGNGQERLECELEGTLRLTCVARGVPLPNIKWWRDNTEIASTGDSNFEVSCVETTVTSSLVIQNFSPDLQGKYFCIVTSDALNSASIRSVEVDINVKFSKPVIVEEPDNACVFEPGPITLSCTAKGYPLPKYQWYFNNLVLFDQTESTLRIATSSPKKHTGKYRCIATNAAGSVESKEVIVNVPEEFLMKIESSKMLKAVEKIALLIANEEGNLQKPINDVILLARKLEKIGFKTLPLINLDFKDMTNAIERFSGLLKPGVYGLFYYAGHGCQRGSEIFIPPYKALEMCSVGDSCCSATSESKKDAKWITDTYILDKLLTNKPKMRIVILDMCLKYSGCPRCEFPVLTYPPSVQPDLNYMKVCATSKNLSAYESQSRPNSNYMTEFSKYIDPDMPFKVTRIFYEVNKVISQKEAKVPSENNRQIPSISTNIYEDFTLLDPVTGDEEITDYFTSINTLPEGEIFYFENKGENFMLKAQVKYKPYKKHILNSLVLIFEGIDFDTWDLDVRTDMEILGIGESYVIVGTDQPNEFVVHHLQKYTAGINLSVYLLEKSGNLVASHNLFIYQPLITRG; encoded by the exons atGGATGAAGAGCTGTTGGCCAGGTTAAAGTTTCCATCTCAAACCTTGTTTAATGATCTTCCACACAACGTTTCTATCGatctgattgaaaaattaaattcgggCGAAGGATGTTCGCTCATAGCTGAGCGACTCAATGAGTGTTACGCCAA cCAACTTTCCTCGGAAATTCGTGCAGAAGATTTGATACCGGTGCTAATCATGAGAATGATTCCCGTGGGTTTATTCGCCACCCTTTTATATGATATGGATCTTTATGAACCGCTGTCAGCGCTTTTGCAGCCTG AAACCCTTGCCATAACAATCGAGCCTGGAAATGGGCAGGAGAGACTGGAATGCGAATTGGAAGGCACTTTGCGCCTCACCTGCGTTGCTAGAGGAGTCCCTCTGCCCAATATTAAATGGTGGCGGGACAACACAGAGATTGCATCCACCGGAGactcaaattttgaagtttCCTGCGTTGAGACCACAGTGACGTCCAGCTTAGttatacaaaatttcag tcCAGACCTTcaggggaaatatttttgtatcgtGACATCTGATGCCCTGAACTCGGCGTCCATTCGATCTGTTGAGGTCGATATCAATGTTAAATTCAGCAAACCAGTCATAGTGGAAGAGCCAGACAACGCGTGCGTTTTCGAACCAGGGCCTATCACCCTTTCGTGTACAGCAAAAGGATATCCTTTGCCTAAGTATCAGTGGTACTTTAACAACCTGGTGCTTTTTGATCAGACTGAGAGTACTCTTagg attgctACCAGCAGTCCAAAGAAGCACACTGGAAAATACAGGTGCATAGCAACAAATGCAGCCGGTTCAGTTGAGTCTAAAGAAGTGATTGtgaat GTGCCAGAAGAGTTCCTGATGAAGATTGAATCCAGCAAAATGCTGAAGG CCGTGGAGAAAATAGCTCTGCTGATTGCAAACGAAGAGGGCAACCTGCAAAAACCGATCAATGATGTCATTCTGCTCGCAcgaaaactggaaaaaattggcttcaaaACTCTGCCGCTCATCAACTTGGACTTTAAAGACATGACCAACGCGATTGAAAGATTTTCTGGACTCCTTAAACCAGGCGTTTACG gtcttttttattatgctgGACACGGCTGCCAGAGAGGCtcggaaatatttattccgcCTTACAAAGCCTTGGAAATGTGCTCTGTCGGTGACTCCTGTTGCTCCGCCACCAGTGAAAGCAAAAAGGATG CTAAATGGATCACGGACACGTACATCCTTGACAAGTTGCTGACAAACAAACCCAAAATGAGAATCGTGATACTCGACATGTGCCTGAAGTACTCTGGATGTCCACG CTGCGAGTTTCCTGTGCTGACCTATCCACCCAGCGTGCAGCCTGATCTGAACTACATGAAAGTGTGCGCCACCTCCAAAAATCTGTCTGCGTATGAGAGTCAGAGTCGGCCCAACAGCAATTACATGACAGAGTTTTCCAAGTACATTGACCCTGACATGCCGTTCAAAGTCACCAGGATTTTCTATGAAGTGAATAAgg TTATCAGCCAAAAAGAAGCTAAAGTTCCATCTGAAAATAATAGGCAAATACCAAGCATATCAACTAATATTTATGAAGATTTTACCCTGCTTGATCCAGTGACAG GAGATGAAGAAATAACGGATTATTTCACCAGCATCAACACTTTGCCTGAGGGAGAAATTTTCTACTTTGAAAACAAGGGAGAAAATTTCATGCTCAAGGCGCAAGTCAAATACAAGCCGTACAAAAAGCACATTTTGAACTCcttggttttgatttttgaggGCATCGACTTTGACACCTGGGACCTGGACGTCCGGACTGATATGGAAATTTTAGGCATTGGA GAATCTTATGTGATTGTTGGAACAGATCAGCCCAATGAATTTGTAGTTCATCATCTGCAGAAGTACACTGCG GGCATCAATTTGTCCGTTTACTTGCTGGAGAAGAGTGGCAACCTGGTCGCCTCACACAACCTTTTCATTTACCAGCCACTGATTACCAGAGGTTGA